One Hippoglossus stenolepis isolate QCI-W04-F060 chromosome 22, HSTE1.2, whole genome shotgun sequence DNA segment encodes these proteins:
- the LOC124851102 gene encoding fish-egg lectin-like, whose amino-acid sequence MKAVAALFLLLCCLAVSHAWRCTEAPRLFNADQVDAGMGKVVATDIYKRAYFLSGRNWYRLGTTALKHVTVGPSGTWGTSASNRVHKLVAGNFKQVNGLTMQQVDAGGDGQVVGVRPSNYLAYCLREAYALGYTGVGSVGWTYLARKLKYYSCGPLYGCWGVDTSSRVYVSKAISPTTCRTSSWTTVSGLAMKMIEVATDGNVFGVSTRGKLYQRRGISSSRREGTSWVYVPMCMSVKHVSYDLRQLWVVTTSRLLMTCTP is encoded by the exons ATGAAAGCTGTTGCGGCCTtattcctgctgctgtgttgccTGGCAGTCAGTCATG CATGGAGATGCACCGAGGCTCCGCGGCTGTTCAACGCCGATCAGGTTGACGCTGGAATGGGAAAGGTGGTTGCAACCGACATTTACAAACGGGCCTATTTCCTGAGTGGACGGAACTGGTACAGACTGGGCACAACCGCCCTCAAGCATGTCACAGTGGGACCTTCAGGAACATGGGGGACTTCCGCCTCAAACAGGGTCCACAAATTGGTAGCTGGAAACTTTAAACAAGTCAATG GTCTGACTATGCAGCAGGTAGATGCTGGTGGTGATGGGCAGGTCGTCGGGGTAAGGCCCTCCAACTATCTCGCCTACTGTCTGAGAGAGGCTTATGCTTTGGGCTACACTGGAGTGGGCAGTGTCGGCTGGACTTACCTTGCAAGAAAGCTGAAGTACTACAGCTGTGGCCCACTGTACGGATGCTGGGGAGTTGACACAAGTTCCCGTGTTTATGTCTCTAAG GCAATATCACCAACCACCTGCAGGACAAGTAGCTGGACAACCGTGTCAGGGCTAGCAATGAAAATGATTGAAGTGGCGACAGACGGAAACGTTTTTGGAGTGAGTACAAGGGGCAAGCTCTACCAAAG ACGTGGCATCAGCAGTTCTCGCAGAGAAGGCACATCTTGGGTTTACGTCCCAATGTGCATGTCCGTCAAACACGTGTCCTATGACCTGCGCCAGCTTTGGGTCGTCACCACCTCTCGTTTGCTCATGACATGCACCCCCTAA
- the LOC118101985 gene encoding fish-egg lectin produces MKVVAAFLLVLGCLAVSHAWRCREGPRLYNAKQVDAGMGMVAATDIYKRAYFLSGRNWYRLGTTTLKHVSVGPSGTWGTSASNRVHKLVAGNFKQVNGLTMQQVDAGGNGQVVGVRPSNYLAYCLREAYALGYTGVGGLSWTYLAGSLKYLSCGPRFGCWGVNRQSRVYVSRAISPTTCRNSGWIAVSGLAMKMVEVGTDGSVFGVSTAGKLYQRYGISARRPQGTGWRLVPMCMTVQHVSYDLRQLWVVTTSRLLMTCVH; encoded by the exons atgaAAGTTGTTGCTGCCTTCTTGCTGGTGCTGGGTTGCCTGGCTGTCAGTCATG CATGGAGATGCAGAGAGGGTCCGCGGCTGTACAACGCCAAACAGGTTGACGCTGGAATGGGAATGGTGGCTGCAACCGACATTTACAAACGGGCCTATTTCCTGAGTGGACGGAACTGGTACAGACTGGGCACAACCACCCTCAAGCATGTCTCAGTGGGACCTTCAGGAACATGGGGGACTTCTGCCTCAAACAGGGTCCACAAATTGGTAGCCGGAAACTTTAAACAAGTCAATG GTCTGACTATGCAGCAGGTAGATGCTGGTGGTAATGGGCAGGTCGTCGGGGTAAGGCCCTCCAACTATCTTGCCTACTGTCTGAGAGAGGCTTATGCTTTGGGCTACACTGGAGTGGGCGGTCTCAGCTGGACTTACCTTGCTGGATCGCTGAAGTACTTAAGCTGTGGCCCACGGTTCGGATGCTGGGGAGTTAACCGACAGTCCCGTGTTTATGTCTCTAGG GCAATATCACCAACCACCTGCAGGAATAGTGGCTGGATTGCCGTGTCAGGGCTAGCAATGAAAATGGTTGAAGTGGGGACAGACGGAAGCGTTTTTGGAGTGAGTACAGCGGGCAAGCTCTACCAAAG ATATGGCATCAGCGCACGTCGCCCACAAGGCACAGGTTGGCGTTTAGTCCCAATGTGCATGACCGTCCAACACGTGTCCTATGACCTGCGCCAGCTTTGGGTCGTCACCACCTCTCGTCTGCTCATGACATGCGTCCACTAA
- the LOC118101578 gene encoding fish-egg lectin-like has protein sequence MQIDAGMGKVVVADKYKRPYFLSGVALYRLGRMGMKHVSVGAGGVWGSSNANKVYKYVAGDFRLAKGLSMYQVDAGGDGQIVGVGSGSYNTYCLKEKTALDYCGRGTLSWSYLSRKMMYYSCGSKWGCWGVDKRYRIWVTKNISPTNCRTSGWRAVSGPRMKMIEVSSDGKVFGVTTTGKIYQRAGITNRCRQGTRWLYVPMCMPVRHVSYDLCNLWIVTTSGLIMKCSH, from the exons ATGCAGATTGATGCTGGAATGGGAAAAGTGGTTGTAGCAGACAAGTACAAACGGCCGTACTTCCTCAGTGGAGTTGCCTTGTACAGACTGGGCAGAATGGGCATGAAGCATGTCTCAGTGGGAGCTGGGGGAGTGTGGGGAAGTAGCAACGCCAACAAGGTGTACAAATATGTAGCTGGAGACTTCAGACTTGCCAAAG GTCTGTCTATGTACCAGGTGGATGCTGGCGGTGATGGTCAGATTGTTGGAGTAGGATCCGGCAGCTATAACACCTACTGTCTGAAGGAGAAGACAGCTTTGGACTACTGTGGACGAGGCACCCTGAGCTGGAGTTACCTCTCAAGAAAGATGATGTACTACAGCTGTGGCTCAAAGTGGGGATGCTGGGGAGTCGACAAACGTTACAGGATCTGGGTCACAAAG AATATATCACCAACCAACTGCCGCACTAGTGGCTGGAGAGCTGTGTCAGGGCCAAGAATGAAAATGATTGAAGTGTCGTCAGACGGGAAAGTTTTTGGCGTGACTACAACTGGCAAGATCTACCAAAG AGCTGGCATCACCAACCGTTGCAGACAAGGCACACGCTGGCTTTACGTCCCAATGTGCATGCCTGTCAGACACGTGTCCTACGACCTGTGCAATCTTTGGATTGTGACCACCTCTGGTTTGATCATGAAGTGCTCACACTAA
- the LOC118101904 gene encoding fish-egg lectin-like — translation MKAVVAFLLVLCSLAVSHGTSRVPNARPSTQPPRRPHVRPLPRPVGWNCREGPRLYGAMQIDAGMGQVVVADKYKRTYFLSGLALYRLGRMGMKHVSVGAGGVWGSCHANKVYKYVAGDFSLAKGLSMYQVDAGGDGQIVGVGSGSYNTYCLKEKTALDYCGRGTLSWSYLSRKMMYYSCGSKWGCWGVDKRYRIWVTKNISPTNCRTSGWTAVSGPRMKMIEVSSDGKVFGVTTTGKIYQRAGITNRRRQGTRWLYVPMCMPVRHVSYDLRNLWIVTTSGLIMKCSH, via the exons ATGAAAGCTGTCGTAGCCTTCTTGCTGGTGCTGTGTAGCCTGGCTGTCAGTCATGGTACTAGTCGTGTTCCTAACGCTCGTCCTTCTACTCAGCCTCCTAGACGTCCTCATGttcgtcctcttcctcgtcctgtCG GATGGAACTGCAGGGAGGGTCCTCGGCTGTATGGCGCCATGCAGATTGATGCTGGAATGGGACAAGTGGTTGTAGCAGACAAGTACAAACGGACGTACTTCCTCAGTGGACTTGCCTTGTACAGACTGGGCAGAATGGGCATGAAGCATGTCTCAGTGGGAGCTGGGGGAGTGTGGGGAAGTTGCCACGCCAACAAGGTGTACAAATATGTAGCTGGAGACTTCAGCCTTGCCAAAG GTCTGTCTATGTACCAGGTGGATGCTGGCGGTGATGGTCAGATTGTTGGAGTAGGATCCGGCAGCTATAACACCTACTGTCTGAAGGAGAAGACAGCTTTGGACTACTGTGGACGAGGCACCCTGAGCTGGAGTTACCTCTCAAGAAAGATGATGTACTACAGCTGTGGCTCAAAGTGGGGATGCTGGGGAGTCGACAAACGTTACAGGATCTGGGTCACAAAG AATATATCACCAACCAACTGCCGCACTAGTGGCTGGACAGCTGTGTCAGGGCCAAGAATGAAAATGATTGAAGTGTCGTCAGACGGAAAAGTTTTTGGCGTGACTACAACTGGCAAGATCTACCAAAG AGCTGGCATCACCAACCGTCGCAGACAAGGCACACGCTGGCTTTACGTCCCAATGTGCATGCCCGTCAGACACGTGTCCTACGACCTGCGCAATCTTTGGATTGTGACCACCTCTGGTTTGATCATGAAGTGCTCACACTAA